One Ricinus communis isolate WT05 ecotype wild-type chromosome 2, ASM1957865v1, whole genome shotgun sequence DNA segment encodes these proteins:
- the LOC8273649 gene encoding outer envelope pore protein 21B, chloroplastic, with product METSMRYGGDSKALKIHAKQKFPPDSQTQLQVHGVLDTRIGAPSYVSAMIRRFYPDLSASLGVGVQYDKQEKLTYRLRGKKAFPVTSDGLLTFNVKGWCTIDKEFKERKSEGAAEFSWSKFNFQRDQDVRFKVGYKVTEKGEIEQQGRGKGKARKDNLLMVPYMQIRENNWTLNADLKGRWNVRFDL from the exons ATGGAGACATCTATGAGATATGGAGGAGACTCTAAAGCCCTAAAAATCCATGCTAAGCAAAAATTCCCTCCCGATTCTCAAACTCAGTTGCAG GTTCATGGAGTGCTAGATACAAGAATTGGTGCGCCGAGTTATGTTAGTGCAATGATAAGACGCTTTTATCCAGAT TTGTCGGCTAGCCTTGGAGTGGGAGTGCAGTATGATAAACAAGAGAAGCTCACGTATAGACTTCGCGGAAAAAAGGCCTTTCCTGTGACTAGTGATGGTTTATTAACCTTCAATGTCAAGGGATGGTGCACAATTGACAAAGAATTTAAAGAG AGGAAGTCAGAAGGAGCTGCAGAATTTTCTTGGagcaaatttaattttcagagAGACCAAGATGTTAGGTTCAAAGTTGGATATAAAGTGACTGAGAAG GGAGAGATAGAGCAGCAGGgaagaggaaaaggaaaagcaaGAAAGGACAACCTTTTAATG GTGCCTTATATGCAAATTAGGGAAAATAATTGGACCCTCAATGCTGACTTGAAGGGGAGATGGAATGTAAGATTCGATTTGTGA
- the LOC8273648 gene encoding dolichyl-diphosphooligosaccharide--protein glycosyltransferase subunit 1A, with translation MGFWLRFNLLILTIGILSTPVLSDLLISKVDRRIDLTSQIVRIASTLKVENAGSGAVSEFLLVFPEIQAKKLAYLTATVNEGKGKTKISGGSLPIDVANPKGMPPALNVYSVSLPKALGEGDTLTLDVLSVFTHTLQPFPEKITQADIQLVLFQESAYYLSPYAVKFQSLNVKLPDARIESYTKIENTKLHGSEIKYGPYENLPPFSYSPVVVHFETNQPFAVAQELVREIEISHWGNVQVTEYYNIVHQGAKSKGEFSRLDYQARPNIRGASAIRHFVAKLPPRAHSIYYRDEIGNISTSHLFLDSKKTELVIEPRYPMFGGWGTTFTVGYSLPLPDFLFDLDGKRFLNISFASPMNELVIDDLTVKVVLPEGSEYLSVSTPFPVKQREESKTSHLDVVGRLVVVLEKTKVVPEHNQYFQVYYRFNKLSMLREPFMLVIGFFFLFVACIVYVHVDLSISKSSPSYLAKLQWDDVRATVQQVERIINQCLATHEKLEASLRDLSRIGDIQACKIARKTADGLLKEYSKELRPLLAFLQSSPTAAHILPKVEELVAKEKELQERLIAKHTAIVDCYEKKLGGREIENRVASQQQKVVALRQEVEDILEYIDEI, from the exons ATGGGGTTTTGGCTGAggtttaatttattgatactAACAATTGGGATACTCTCAACGCCTGTACTCTCCGATCTGCTCATATCCAAGGTCGATCGACGT ATTGATTTGACTTCACAAATTGTACGCATCGCTTCAACTTTAAAG GTGGAGAATGCTGGTTCGGGTGCAGTTTCAGAGTTTTTGCTGGTCTTTCCTGAGATTCAGGCAAAAAAGTTGGCTTATTTGACGGCAACAGTGAATGAAGGGAaaggaaaaactaaaatttctgGTGGTAGTCTCCCTATCGATGTTGCCAATCCTAAAGGAATGCCTCCTGCATTGAATGTTTATTCTGTATCATTACCTAAGGCACTTGGTGAAGGGGATACATTGACTTTGGATGTCTTGTCAGTATTTACCCATACCTTGCAACCATTTCCCGAGAAAATCACTCAGGCTGATATTCAGCTGGTATTGTTCCAGGAAAGTGCATACTATCTCTCTCCTTATGCAGTAAAGTTTCAGTCACTCAATGTTAAATTGCCTGATGCTAGGATAGAATCATATACAAAAATTGAGAACACTAAGCTTCATGGCTCAGAGATCAAATATGGTCCTTATGAAAACCTTCCtcctttctcatactcacccGTAGTAGTGCATTTTGAAACCAATCAGCCATTCGCTGTTGCTCAGGAGTTAGTGCGAGAGATCGAAATTTCCCACTGGGGCAATGTGCAAGTCACTGAATATTACAATATTGTCCACCAAGGAGCTAAAAGCAAGGGTGAATTTTCCAG GCTTGATTACCAGGCCAGACCCAACATTCGTGGAGCATCAGCCATAAGACACTTTGTTGCAAAATTACCACCAAGAGCTCATTCCATTTATTATAGGGATGAAATTGGGAATATATCAACCTCTCATCTATTTTTGGATTCTAAAAag ACGGAGCTAGTTATTGAACCTAGATATCCGATGTTTGGAGGTTGGGGAACGACTTTTACAGTTGGATACAGTTTGCCTCTTCCGGACTTTTTGTTCGACTTGGACGGGAAACGTTTCTTGAATATATCATTTGCTTCTCCTATGAATGAGTTGGTCATTGATGATCTCACCGTGAAG GTTGTTTTGCCAGAGGGGTCCGAGTATTTATCCGTTTCCACTCCATTTCCTGTAAAGCAGAGAGAAGAG AGCAAAACTTCCCACTTAGATGTTGTCGGCAGGCTAGTAGTTGTGCTGGAAAAGACTAAGGTCGTACCAGAGCATAATCAGTATTTTCAG GTGTATTACAGGTTCAACAAACTTTCTATGCTGAGGGAGCCATTTATGTTGGTTATTggatttttcttcctttttgttGCTTGTATTGTATATGTGCATGTTGACTTGTCAATCTCCAAGTCTTCTCCTTCTTATTTGGCAAAACTGCAGTGGGATGAT GTGCGAGCAACAGTTCAGCAGGttgaaagaattataaatcaatGCCTAGCAACACATGAGAAGCTAGAAGCATCACTACGTGATCTTTCTAGGATCGGCGATATCCAAGCTTGTAAAATTGCTCGGAAGACAGCTGATGGATTGTTGAAAGAGTATTCAAAAGAGTTGAGGCCCTTACTagcattcttgcaatcttctccCACTGCTGCACATATATTGCCCAAG GTGGAAGAGCTGGTGGCAAAGGAGAAAGAATTGCAAGAGAGATTGATTGCAAAACACACAGCAATTGTGGATTGCTATGAAAAGAAGCTTGGGGGCCGTGAAATTGAGAACAGAGTTGCTTCACAGCAGCAAAAAGTTGTAGCCTTGAGGCAGGAGGTTGAAGATATTCTGGAGTACATTGATGAGATCTAA
- the LOC8273647 gene encoding peptidyl-prolyl cis-trans isomerase FKBP18, chloroplastic: MALASSLERGAINHLRIISKQSQEPPKQVVVSTPTSRRCAVLTSSLSLSLISFPQLAEGRERRNKKNIPLEDYLTSPDGLKYYDVVEGKGPIAEKGSTVQVHFDCMYRGITAVSSRESKLLAGNRIIAQPYEFKVGAPPGKERKRDFVDNPNGLFSAQAAPKPPAAMYTITQGMKLGGKRIVIVPPEAGYGKKGMNEIPPGATFQLDIELLQVTSPEVK; the protein is encoded by the exons ATGGCTCTGGCGAGTAGTTTAGAGAGAGGGGCAATTAATCATCTTCGAATTATATCAAAACAATCACAAGAACCCCCAAAACAAGTTGTTGTTTCAACACCCACTTCAAGAAGATGCGCGGTTTTGACATCTTCATTGTCTTTAAGTCTCATTTCTTTCCCTCAATTAGCAGAAGGTAGAGAGAGACGCAACAAGAAGAACATCCCTCTTGAAGACTATCTCACTTCCC CTGATGGGTTGAAATATTATGATGTTGTTGAGGGAAAGGGTCCGATAGCTGAGAAAGGATCAACAGTTCAG GTGCATTTTGACTGCATGTATAGGGGCATAACAGCAGTGTCAAGTAGAGAATCTAAGCTTTTGGCTGGAAATCGCATAATCGCACAG CCGTATGAGTTCAAAGTTGGAGCACCTCCAGGCAAAGAACGAAAGCGAGACTTCGTAGACAACCCAAATGGCCTATTTTCTGCACAGGCTGCCCCAAAACCCCCAGCTGCTATGTATACGATAACACAAGGGATGAAATTGGGAGGAAAG AGGATTGTAATCGTTCCTCCTGAGGCTGGCTATGGGAAAAAGGGAATGAATGAAATTCCA CCAGGGGCTACATTTCAGCTGGACATTGAACTTTTACAAGTAACGTCACCTGAAGTAAAATGA
- the LOC8269995 gene encoding MLO-like protein 9 produces MAGGETPGARELDQTPTWAVAAVCAIIVLLSIILEKFLHWTGEWFQERHKRALYEALEKVKGELMVLGFISLLLTFSQNFIARICIREKFANTMLPCPQKGKHHEPDSDPFKEEDHHRRLLLYDRRFLAADSSGAGCKAGHVPLISVNGLHQLHIFIFFLAVFHVIYSAITMMLGRLKIRGWKEWERESSKDHDALNDPTRFRLTHETSFVRDHTSFWTKMPALHYVVCFFRQFFRSVTKADYLAMRHGFISVHLAPGSKFDFQKYIKRSLEDDFKVVVGISPLLWASVVVFLLFNVHGWQAIYWVSVLPIFVILAVGTKLQAIITQMAVEIQERHAVVQGIPLVQVSDKHFWFSWPQLVLFLIHFVLFQNAFELTYFFWIWYEFGLKSCFHEDINLIYLRVALGVGAQILCSYITLPLYALVTQMGSTMKRSIFDEQTSKALRQWHKNAVKKKHEGKPDHMPTKTLGGSPSSSPAQSPSHMHSHPRDHELTDVEADGADPHQTANIMAIVDLDGDQEKGSHPYGQQHDLLS; encoded by the exons ATGGCAGGTGGAGAAACCCCAGGTGCAAGGGAGCTTGACCAGACACCCACATGGGCTGTCGCTGCAGTTTGTGCTATCATCGTTTTACTCTCTATCATTTTAGAGAAGTTTCTTCATTGGACTGGAGAG TGGTTTCAAGAAAGACACAAGAGAGCTCTCTATGAAGCTCTTGAGAAAGTGAAAGGAG aGCTTATGGTGTTAGGATTCATATCTCTGCTTCTGACATTCAGTCAGAACTTCATTGCCCGAATTTGTATTCGCGAAAAGTTTGCGAATACAATGTTACCTTGCCCCCAAAAGGGTAAGCATCATGAACCTGATTCTGACCCTTTCAAGGAAGAGGACCATCATCGCAGGCTTCTATTGTATGATCGCAGATTTTTAGCAGCTGATAGCTCTGGTGCAGGATGCAAAGCG GGGCACGTGCCGCTGATATCTGTGAATGGACTGCATCAGTTGCACAtcttcatattctttttaGCAGTTTTCCATGTAATCTATAGTGCCATAACAATGATGCTTGGAAGATTAAAG ATTCGTGGTTGGAAGGAGTGGGAACGTGAAAGCTCCAAGGATCATGATGCCCTGAATG ATCCAACAAGATTCAGGCTCACTCACGAGACATCGTTTGTAAGGGACCACACTAGTTTCTGGACAAAAATGCCAGCCCTTCATTACGtt GTATGCTTCTTTCGACAATTCTTCAGATCCGTTACAAAAGCTGACTACTTGGCCATGCGACATGGATTCATTTCT GTTCATTTAGCACCTGGAAGCAAGTTTGACTTTCAGAAATACATTAAAAGATCATTAGAAGATGATTTCAAGGTAGTCGTTGGAATCAG TCCACTACTCTGGGCCTCTGTGGTGGTTTTCCTGCTTTTTAATGTTCATG GATGGCAGGCTATATACTGGGTTTCTGTACTTCCAATATTC GTAATCTTAGCCGTTGGAACAAAGCTCCAAGCAATTATAACACAAATGGCGGTTGAAATTCAAGAAAGACATGCTGTAGTCCAAGGAATACCACTAGTTCAAGTCTCTGACAAACATTTTTGGTTTAGTTGGCCTCAGCTAGTCCTTTTCCTCATCCACTTTGTCCTCTTTCAG AATGCATTCGAGCTTACATACTTCTTCTGGATATGG TATGAATTTGGGTTGAAATCATGTTTTCACGAGGATATAAATCTTATATACTTGAGAGTTGCTCTCGG GGTAGGAGCACAAATTCTCTGCAGCTACATCACACTTCCACTCTACGCCCTTGTTACTCAG ATGGGATCAACCATGAAGAGGTCAATCTTTGACGAGCAAACTTCCAAGGCATTAAGACAGTGGCATAAAAATGCTGTAAAAAAGAAGCACGAGGGGAAGCCTGATCACATGCCGACCAAGACACTGGGTGGAAGCCCTAGCAGCTCTCCTGCGCAGTCACCGTCACATATGCATTCTCACCCAAGGGATCATGAATTGACTGATGTTGAAGCAGACGGAGCAGACCCTCACCAGACAGCAAACATCATGGCTATTGTGGATCTGGATGGAGatcaagaaaaaggaagtCACCCATATGGTCAACAACATGATCTACTAAGTTGA
- the LOC8273645 gene encoding protein S-acyltransferase 21: MARRHGWQLPVHTFQIVAITVFFLLSVAYYAFFAPFLGKDIYEYVAVGVYSVLALAVFILYVRCTAIDPADPGILLEADETAGHKSQNGTDLPGNASFIEEPSKIRLKDGGRSHKHGSSLCSTVGVFFCGFLVKHDCRGDEDILPEQSGEEALFCTLCNAEVRKFSKHCRSCDKCVDGFDHHCRWLNNCVGRKNYITFVSLMATSLVWLVVEFGVGVAVLVRCFVDRKGMDHQITEKLGIGFSRPPFATVVAVCTAVSFLATVPLGELFFFHMILIRKGITTYEYVVAMRTQSEPPGPSMDGGGDQQSLPSSPTSSAVTALSGRSSIGMSLQYKGAWCTPPRIFMDHQDEIVPHLEPGRLPSTVDPDAVQEGDKVKKLPRHPVRISAWKLAKLDSNEAIKAAAKARASSSVLRPISSRHHPYDTDHLSSSNVSGRSSPVSTDQGFHNRNARTGTTRVSPSRSNSYAPSNTSHTSRDDVEACQQSLSNFSSANVSNLTSSPLQQQTSSRDHFNPIYQASANQSPRRSEANASALRENAAQISMRRNLGAMENLRSSVYWDPEAGRFVSSTSRGIGSSAQVPRAELLYTEQNIFFGGPLVNEPPGRGTRNGSSMAPEVDRGSTSIHYQQGRSQRGGQLPVFVPSDSQQNQFSSRFP, from the exons ATGGCTAGGCGTCATGGATGGCAACTCCCTGTTCACACTTTTCAG ATCGTGGCTATAACAGTTTTCTTCTTGCTATCTGTTGCATATTATGCCTTCTTTGCACCCTTTCTTGGgaaggatatttatgaatatgtggCTGTTGGTGTTTATTCTGTTCTG GCTCTTGCCGTGTTCATTCTTTATGTACGATGCACTGCTATTGATCCTGCTGATCCTGGAATTCTGCTCGAGGCTGATGAGACAGCAGGCCATAAATCACAAAACGGCACAGATCTGCCTG GAAATGCATCTTTCATTGAAGAACCTAGCAAGATAAGGTTAAAGGATGGAGGAAGATCACATAAACACGGTTCAAGTTTGTGTTCAACAGTTGGGGTTTTCTTTTGTGGGTTTCTTGTAAAACATGACTGCCGTGGAGATGAAGATATTCTTCCGGAACAATCTGGGGAGGAGGCTTTATTCTGCACATTGTGCAATGCAGAG GTGCGTAAGTTCAGCAAACATTGCAGAAGTTGTGACAAGTGTGTGGATGGATTTGATCATCATTGTCGG TGGTTGAACAATTGTGTGGGAAGGAAGAATTATATCACCTTTGTGTCCCTTATGGCAACTAGCCTTGTTTGG CTTGTTGTCGAATTTGGAGTTGGTGTTGCTGTCCTGGTTCGATGTTTTGTAGATAGAAAGGGCATGGACCATCAAATAACCGAGAAGCTTGGTATTGGATTCTCCCGTCCCCCCTTTGCTACTGTGGTG GCAGTCTGCACAgctgtttcttttcttgccaCTGTTCCATTGGGAGAGCTATTCTTTTTCCACATGATTCTGATTCGAAAG GGTATCACGACATATGAGTATGTTGTTGCCATGAGAACTCAAAGTGAACCACCTGGACCATCTATGGATGGAGGAGGAGATCAACAAAGTTTGCCATCTTCACCAACCAGTTCAGCTGTGACTGCTTTGAGTGGCAGAAGCTCTATTGGAATGAGCTTGCAATATAAAGGTGCTTGGTGTACTCCTCCAAGAATTTTCATGGACCACCAG GATGAAATTGTTCCACATTTGGAGCCAGGACGCCTACCGTCGACTGTTGATCCAGATGCAGTACAAGAAGGTGACAAAGTCAAAAAACTACCACGGCATCCCGTTCGAATCAGTGCATGGAAACTGGCCAAATTGGATTCCAATGAGGCGATTAAGGCGGCAGCTAAGGCTAGAGCATCATCATCAGTGCTACGTCCCATAAGTTCAAGACATCATCCATATGACACTGATCATTTATCGAGCAGTAATGTTAGTGGAAGGAGCAGTCCAGTGAGCACCGATCAAGGGTTTCATAACAGGAATGCTAGAACAGGAACAACAAGAGTATCTCCTTCCAGGAGCAATTCGTATGCTCCCAGCAATACGAGTCATACCAGCAGGGATGATGTTGAAGCATGCCAGCAGAGTCTTAGTAACTTCAGCAGTGCTAACGTCTCTAACCTCACCAGTTCTCCGCTGCAGCAGCAAACTTCAAGCAGGGACCATTTCAACCCCATATATCAAGCATCGGCAAATCAATCTCCAAGGAGAAGCGAAGCAAATGCAAGCGCACTACGCGAAAATGCGGCTCAAATTTCTATGAGAAGAAACCTTGGTGCAATGGAGAATTTAAGAAGTTCAGTTTATTGGGATCCTGAAGCAGGACGCTTTGTCTCCTCTACTTCTAGGGGTATTGGCTCTTCTGCTCAGGTTCCCAGAGCTGAGCTTTTGTACACAGAGCAAAATATATTCTTTGGCGGTCCACTTGTAAATGAGCCGCCAGGCAGAGGGACAAGAAATGGAAGTTCAATGGCTCCTGAGGTGGATAGAGGATCAACATCAATTCATTATCAGCAGGGGAGATCACAGAGAGGTGGCCAACTTCCTGTGTTTGTTCCAAGTGATTCTCAGCAAAACCAATTTTCATCTAGATTCCCTTAA
- the LOC8273644 gene encoding MLO protein homolog 1: MAAAPSGERSLQETPTWALALVCAVFVVISVLIEHVIHSLGKLFQKRRNKAMSEALEKIKAELMLLGFISLLLTVGTKYIAKICIPAKYGDDMLPCKSGYEESYSDKGGGSSGADGGDNGNGDGDDRRRKLLSFAGDVIWRRGLAAAAGGDDYCAKKGKIPLISQTGVHQLHIFIFVLAVFHVLYSVLTIALAQAKMKKWKTWESETSSLEYQFTNDPSRFRLAHQTSFVKRHSGISTAPGIRWIVAFFRQFFGSVTKVDYLTMRNGFINAHFAPNSKFDFHKYIKRCMEDDFKVVVGISIPLWVFAIAFLLLNVYKWYTLTWLTIVPLIILLMVGTKLELVIIEMAEQIQERSTVVRGAPVVEPNNKYFWFNRPQWILLLIHYTLFQNAFQMAFFLWTWYEFGLKSCFHENLAAILARVFLGVALQFVCSYITFPLYCLVTQMGSHMKKAIFEEQTTKALRKWQKAAKERKKSRKAGGGGGSSPGFMSVESTTPSQGASPIHLLHGHKYRSSQTDIESVLNSPRSYLSDTDLSELSETEGSSRHRYESRLQDVPVKTEEPHSTDFSFAKT; the protein is encoded by the exons ATGGCTGCTGCTCCTTCTGGAGAGAGGTCGCTTCAGGAAACACCCACATGGGCTTTAGCCTTAGTTTGTGCAGTTTTTGTGGTCATATCGGTTCTAATAGAGCATGTAATTCATTCATTAGGGAAG CTGTTTCAAAAACGACGTAATAAGGCAATGAGCGAAGCTTTGGAGAAGATCAAAGCTG AGCTAATGCTGTTAGGCTTCATATCTCTACTGCTCACTGTGGGTACAAAATATATTGCAAAAATATGTATCCCTGCCAAATATGGAGACGACATGCTCCCCTGCAAGTCTGGCTACGAAGAGAGCTACAGTGACAAAGGTGGCGGTAGCAGTGGAGCCGATGGTGGTGATAACGGCAATGGAGATGGAGACGATCGACGGAGAAAGTTGCTTTCATTTGCTGGAGATGTAATATGGCGCAGAGGTTTGGCAGCTGCTGCTGGTGGTGACGATTATTGCGCCAAAAAG GGGAAAATACCATTGATCTCGCAAACAGGAGTGCACCAattgcatatatttatatttgttctCGCTGTTTTTCATGTTCTTTACAGCGTCCTTACTATAGCATTGGCACAGGCAAAA ATGAAGAAATGGAAGACTTGGGAATCAGAAACCTCATCCTTGGAGTACCAGTTCACTAATG ATCCTTCAAGATTCAGATTGGCCCATCAGACTTCTTTTGTGAAGCGTCACTCTGGCATTTCTACAGCACCTGGAATCAGATGGATT GTTGCGTTCTTTAGACAGTTCTTTGGTTCTGTGACGAAGGTGGATTATTTAACTATGCGTAATGGGTTTATTAAT GCTCATTTTGCTCCAAATAGTAAATTCGACTTCCACAAATACATTAAAAGATGCATGGAAGATGACTTCAAGGTGGTTGTGGGTATCAG CATCCCACTATGGGTTTTCGCCATCGCCTTTCTGCTGCTAAATGTCTACA AATGGTACACGCTGACCTGGTTGACAATTGTGCCACTGATT ATACTGCTTATGGTGGGCACTAAACTAGAATTAGTTATAATAGAAATGGCTGAACAAATCCAAGAAAGAAGTACAGTGGTCAGAGGAGCTCCTGTAGTTGAACCTAACAATAAGTATTTCTGGTTTAATCGGCCCCAATGGATTCTCTTATTAATCCATTATACGTTGTTCCAG AACGCATTTCAAATGGCATTTTTCTTGTGGACATGG TATGAATTTGGATTGAAATCTTGCTTCCACGAAAACCTGGCAGCCATTCTGGCGAGGGTATTTCTTGGAGTGGCCCTTCAATTCGTATGTAGCTATATAACCTTCCCTCTCTATTGCTTAGTCACACAA ATGGGGTCGCACATGAAGAAAGCAATTTTTGAAGAACAAACAACAAAAGCACTTAGAAAATGGCAGAAAGCAgcgaaagagagaaaaaaatcaagaaaagcaGGTGGAGGAGGTGGCAGTTCTCCAGGGTTTATGAGTGTTGAAAGTACTACACCAAGCCAAGGTGCGTCACCTATACATTTGCTTCATGGCCACAAGTACCGTTCTAGTCAAACAGACATTGAAAGTGTCCTTAATTCTCCGAGATCTTACCTGTCTGATACTGACTTATCGGAGCTTTCTGAGACTGAAGGATCAAGTCGACATAGATATGAATCGAGATTGCAAGATGTTCCTGTTAAAACTGAAGAACCACATAGTACTGATTTCTCCTTCGCCAAGacttga
- the LOC8273643 gene encoding uncharacterized protein LOC8273643 — protein MTAISNSLALTRNPVGTVQLSAGSLGKSLQNVGPTKLSFSLNSPGKVQLTTSRRSLTVRAASDDGRPSSGSIFVGGFVLGGLIVGALGCVYAPQISKALAGTDRKDLMRKLPKFIYDEEKALEKTRKVLTEKIAQLNSAIDDVSAQLRSDDSPNGVAVNDEIEAAI, from the exons ATGACGGCTATTTCAAATTCTTTGGCTCTAACGAGAAATCCAGTAGGGACAGTTCAGCTTTCAGCTG GATCATTGGGAAAAAGTCTCCAGAATGTTGGCCCTACCAAGTTGTCATTCAGTTTGAATTCTCCAGGAAAAGTGCAACTTACTACCTCCAGAAGGTCGCTCACTGTTAGAGCTGCAAG TGATGATGGAAGGCCAAGCAGTGGCAGTATCTTTGTTGGTGGCTTTGTTTTGGGAGGACTTATAGTTGGTGCTCTTGGATGTGTATATGCACCTCAG ATTAGCAAGGCATTAGCTGGTACTGACCGAAAAGATCTTATGAGGAAACTCCCTAAGTTCATCTATGATGAAGAAAAGGCTCTGGAG AAAACCAGAAAGGTATTAACTGAGAAGATAGCGCAACTGAACTCTGCCATTGATGATGTCTCTGCTCAGCTCCGATCAGATGACTCTCCAAATGGAGTGGCAGTGAATGATGAAATTGAAGCTGCTATATGA
- the LOC8273642 gene encoding glyceraldehyde-3-phosphate dehydrogenase GAPB, chloroplastic: MATHAALAPSRIPASTRLPSKSAHSFPTQCSSKRLEVAEFSGLRASSCMTYAKNASEASFFDLVAAQMAPKVATSTPTRAETVAKLKVAINGFGRIGRNFLRCWHGRKDSPLDVIVVNDSGGVKNASHLLKYDSMLGTFKADVKIVDNTTISVDGKPIKVVSNRDPLKLPWAELGIDIVIEGTGVFVDGPGAGKHIQAGAKKVIITAPAKGADIPTYVVGVNEKDYSHEVANIVSNASCTTNCLAPFVKVMDEEFGIVKGTMTTTHSYTGDQRLLDASHRDLRRARAAALNIVPTSTGAAKAVSLVLPQLKGKLNGIALRVPTPNVSVVDLVVNVEKKGLTAEDVNAAFRKAAEGPLKGILDVCDVPLVSVDFRCSDVSSTIDSSLTMVMGDDMVKVVAWYDNEWGYSQRVVDLAHLVAAKWPGASAAGSGDALEDFCETNPADKECKVFES; encoded by the exons ATGGCCACCCACGCAGCCCTTGCTCCTTCAAGAATCCCAGCTAGCACAAGACTCCCCTCCAAAAGCGCTCACTCTTTCCCAACTCAATGCTCCTCCAAG AGGCTAGAAGTTGCTGAGTTTTCTGGGCTTCGAGCCAGTTCTTGCATGACCTATGCCAAGAATGCTAGTGAGGCATCCTTCTTCGATTTGGTGGCTGCTCAAATGGCTCCCAAG GTTGCAACCTCAACTCCTACTAGAGCAGAAACAGTGGCCAAACTGAAGGTGGCAATCAATGGATTTGGACGCATTGGCAGGAACTTCCTCAGATGCTGGCATGGCCGGAAAGACTCTCCCCTTGACGTGATCGTCGTCAATGACAGCGGCGGTGTCAAGAAT GCTTCTCACTTGCTGAAGTATGACTCCATGCTTGGGACTTTCAAAGCAGATGTGAAAATTGTGGATAATACCACCATCAGTGTTGATGGAAAACCCATCAAGGTTGTCTCCAACAGAGACCCTCTTAAGCTTCCTTGGGCTGAGCTTGGAATTGACATTGTCATAGAG GGAACTGGAGTGTTTGTTGATGGCCCTGGTGCTGGGAAACATATTCAAGCTGGTGCCAAGAAAGTCATCATTACTGCTCCAGCCAAAGGTGCTGACATTCCAACATATGTTGTTGGTGTTAATGAAAAGGATTATAGCCACGAGGTTGCCAACATTGTAAG CAATGCTTCTTGCACCACAAATTGTCTGGCTCCTTTTGTGAAGGTCATGGATGAGGAATTTG GTATTGTTAAGGGAACAATGACAACCACTCATTCCTACACTGGAGATCAG AGGCTCTTGGATGCTTCACACCGTGACTTGAGGAGAGCTAGAGCTGCGGCACTGAACATAGTGCCGACAAGCACTGGTGCAGCCAAGGCAGTGTCTCTGGTGCTGCCCCAACTCAAGGGAAAGCTGAATGGCATTGCACTCCGTGTCCCAACACCAAATGTCTCAGTTGTTGACCTTGTTGTGAATGTTGAGAAGAAGGGCCTTACAGCAGAAGATGTCAATGCAGCCTTCAGAAAGGCAGCAGAGGGGCCACTGAAGGGCATATTGGATGTGTGCGATGTTCCTCTTGTGTCAGTTGACTTCCGATGCAGTGATGTTTCTTCCACCATTGACTCTTCATTGACCATGGTCATGGGAGATGACATGGTCAAGGTTGTCGCCTGGTACGACAATGAATGGGGTTACAG CCAAAGGGTGGTTGACTTGGCACATTTGGTAGCCGCCAAGTGGCCAGGTGCGTCTGCAGCAGGAAGTGGTGATGCACTGGAGGACTTCTGCGAGACGAACCCAGCCGATAAGGAGTGCAAAGTTTTTGAATCTTaa